One segment of Solanum lycopersicum chromosome 1, SLM_r2.1 DNA contains the following:
- the LOC104648672 gene encoding uncharacterized protein: MWDWWYYFSFNSNKDNNNNHPYSHNLLPIRHENRPTNQNPSPISRSTMILTSWLNRRRFRRYFCLLLCSPVLLPLFCATCPIICAAEICYRLCYRRRSRSPSKSEERFDGGGGDGRGRCEGAEGSVDGGHETMLLRRYLDDQLLLVIESVYNCGDEEEDVEEADSRSLLLQ, translated from the coding sequence ATGTGGGACTGGTGGTACTATTTCTCTTTCAACTCCAACaaagacaacaacaacaaccacccTTATTCCCACAATTTGCTCCCAATTCGACATGAAAATCGCCCAACAAATCAAAATCCATCTCCAATTTCCCGTTCCACGATGATTCTCACCTCTTGGCTAAATCGTCGCCGCTTCCGGCGCTACTTCTGTCTCCTTCTCTGCTCTCCTGTTCTTCTTCCTTTGTTTTGTGCTACTTGCCCTATCATTTGTGCTGCTGAAATCTGCTACCGTCTGTGCTATCGCCGCCGCAGCCGATCGCCGTCGAAATCGGAAGAGAGATTCGACGGCGGAGGCGGCGATGGGCGGGGACGGTGTGAGGGAGCGGAAGGTAGTGTAGATGGAGGTCATGAGACAATGTTGTTGCGGAGGTATCTGGATGATCAACTGCTTCTAGTGATTGAATCTGTTTACAATTGtggagatgaagaagaagatgtgGAAGAAGCAGATAGTAGAAGCCTTCTTCTGCAATGA